The genomic interval CTGAAGCCTGAGTTCGTTGATGACTTTCGTGCCCTGCCCGACCCATTCTTTCCAGCACATCTGGCAGACCGTGTCAAAAATGACCTGGCCCAGTGCGCCCTTGAACGGCACTTTCGGGAGTTGCGGCCCCGGCCCGCCACAACGACGACAAGAGAAGGTGCCGCCGGCGACCGACGTCGGGCTTGCGGAACTCTCGATCTTCTCCCCGACCACCGGAACCGATGCGCCCAGCTCCTTCAGCAGCAGCTCCATCGCCTTCATCGGCATCACATCACCACGCCGATGCGCAATGCGATAGCCGTTGGTCGCGGTCTGGATGGCCAGGTCAGGGTGGCCCGTGAGTTTCTGTGTGATCGCAAGCATCTCATATGCTTTTGAATTCTGGCTGTTGATGGCGAGGACACGCTGAAAGCACGGCCCGGCCTCTGAATGAAGTTTCGCGTCGTGATACGCGGTGCCCAGCGCAAACTGCCCCAGTTCATCATTGGGATCCCGCTCGACGACCTTTTCCAGTTGCTCAATTCGACTTGTATCCGCCATGATTTCCTGCCCTCAATTGTGCGGTGCCCGCGGCGAGCATCGCCGGACCAGTCAGACATTGTCAGCCGCTTGTCTTTCATCCGCCATCTTAGGCGTGCCAACCTTCACCCGCACGCCGGTTGTCGAAGCTAAGACTCGTCCTTCGGCCGGGATTTCCATCGCCGATGGATCCAGAGGTACTGCCCCGGCGCTTCGCGTACCATGTCCTCGATCCCCTTCGTGTATTCCCGCGTGATCCACATCAGCGGATCGTCCTGCACAGCCCACTCTTCCGGGCGAATGATCCGCTGCACGCATATCTCATAGCGAAACCCTCGTCCGACGCGGCGCGCGCATCCGACAATGATCGGCACGCTGTATTCCATCGCCAACAAGGCGATCGATTTGTAAGTGGACGCCTTGCGTCCAAAAAAATCAACGAACACGCCCTTTTTGCCCGCGTTCTGATCCGCAATGAAACACAGCGCACCACCCGAATCGAGCACATCGGGGGCGGAACGGGTCGCGCCCTTTTTGTACAGGAGTGTCAGGCCGCTGGCTTCACGACGATCCAGTAGATAACGATTGATGTACTCATTATCCAGCGGGCGCATGACGGCAACGATGTCGAAACCGAGGATCGCGAGGACATATCCGAGCACTTCCCAGTTGCCGTAGTGACCGGTCAACATGATGCAGCCGCGCTTCTGAAGCAGAATTCGAAGAGCATCCTCAAGATTCCGAAGCTCCACATGACGGGACCAGGTCCAGACTGTCAGTTGCCGCGGAGTTCGAAGCACTTCGACAGCCAGCATGGCCAGATGCTGCATGCTGGACAGCGCGATCTCCGAAATCTGTTCGGACGCCATTTCAGGAAAGGATGTGCGAATGTGTTCCTCGGCGCGGCGACGGTGTTCGCGAAAGCGCACGAGGATCCGATTGCCGGCATTCGATAGCGAGACCAGCCATCGCATCGAGCGATTTCGTGCCAACCAGTCGGGGATACGGCTTTCGGGAATCGCATACGGAAGATGAAACCATATCCGACCCAGCCCACGCATCATCCGCAACGAGGTCTCCATCGGCATCGCACCGATCACGATGGATACAAACCTGAGGACGAGATAAGTCGAGTAGTCGCCGAGCTTCTTTCTGTTCATCCGGGCCCATTCTACGGATGAACGGGGACGGCGAAACCGGGCCGCTGAGTATCGGTCGTAGGCCGTCGCAATTGGGCCGACTGGGGTCTGTAAAAAAAACGGGAGGCCGGGTGGCGGTCCCGACCTCCCAAGCAACCAAACGGAACGGTCATGGAAGAAGATGCCGACGTCCGAGCGTCAGTCATGAACCACTTTCAAACTAAGATTCGCGCAACCATTTGGCAAATAGGTATTTAGAGTCTTCGCATCTAGCCCAGACCACCCATTTACACCAGTTTCCCTAATCCGGCGAATCCAGAAGCCTGGATGATGCGTGGGCTGGGACGGATATTGAGTCGTCCTTTGAACCAGTCGGTCGACCCCACCCCACTCAAATCGACTAACGCGCGGCGACCGGACTCGCAGACCGCACCCTATCGAGCAAACCGAGTGCGTCCGATCGAATCGGGCCGGAATGTTTGATCCACGCACAGTTGAACGCGCGCCGGTTTTTGCGCGGCGTCCCTCGTTCGACAGACTGGCATCGGCAACACCAATGAAAGCGCGTATCATACGCGCATGCGTTTGAGTCAATACAAGCCATCGAAAAAAACTGTTTTCTGGTTGCTACTTGGACTGTCGACCCTCAGTCTCATATTGCCTCCGCGAGCCACCGACGGCGCGCGACACGGCACTCAATTACTCGTTCCATTGCAGGATGTGGTCTATTTCCTGACCTACCAGGGCGCTCGATCGATACGACGTGTCAGCGAGCCGGATCGAGAACTTCGCGAATATGTCGTGGCGCTGGAGAATC from Phycisphaerae bacterium carries:
- a CDS encoding Fe(2+)-trafficking protein, with amino-acid sequence MADTSRIEQLEKVVERDPNDELGQFALGTAYHDAKLHSEAGPCFQRVLAINSQNSKAYEMLAITQKLTGHPDLAIQTATNGYRIAHRRGDVMPMKAMELLLKELGASVPVVGEKIESSASPTSVAGGTFSCRRCGGPGPQLPKVPFKGALGQVIFDTVCQMCWKEWVGQGTKVINELRLQMYDPTAQDLYDRHMKEFLMIE
- a CDS encoding lysophospholipid acyltransferase family protein, whose product is MNRKKLGDYSTYLVLRFVSIVIGAMPMETSLRMMRGLGRIWFHLPYAIPESRIPDWLARNRSMRWLVSLSNAGNRILVRFREHRRRAEEHIRTSFPEMASEQISEIALSSMQHLAMLAVEVLRTPRQLTVWTWSRHVELRNLEDALRILLQKRGCIMLTGHYGNWEVLGYVLAILGFDIVAVMRPLDNEYINRYLLDRREASGLTLLYKKGATRSAPDVLDSGGALCFIADQNAGKKGVFVDFFGRKASTYKSIALLAMEYSVPIIVGCARRVGRGFRYEICVQRIIRPEEWAVQDDPLMWITREYTKGIEDMVREAPGQYLWIHRRWKSRPKDES